The following coding sequences lie in one Sedimentibacter sp. MB35-C1 genomic window:
- a CDS encoding DUF4860 domain-containing protein produces MIKEKNSNKFSFQFVFIMLLFLMIVILSVMIILLGKDVYLGINCNRNSNYTKRVSLSYVSNKIRQNDENGNIRIEDINGNNAIVITETYDTENYETWIYYYDNSIYEMFTDAGMKFNPDDGMRIMDVENFEIEKLSSDLYKFTTSENDKTSELIINLYSE; encoded by the coding sequence ATGATTAAAGAAAAAAATTCAAATAAATTTTCGTTTCAATTTGTTTTTATTATGCTTCTTTTCCTGATGATTGTTATTTTATCAGTAATGATTATATTGCTTGGAAAAGATGTATACTTGGGTATTAATTGCAATAGGAACTCTAATTATACAAAAAGAGTTTCTTTGTCATATGTTTCAAATAAAATACGTCAAAATGACGAGAACGGCAATATCCGTATTGAAGATATAAATGGCAATAATGCAATAGTCATAACTGAAACATATGATACAGAAAATTACGAAACATGGATTTATTATTATGATAACAGCATTTACGAAATGTTTACAGATGCAGGCATGAAATTTAATCCTGATGACGGAATGAGGATAATGGATGTAGAAAACTTCGAAATAGAAAAACTTTCTAGTGATTTGTACAAGTTTACTACATCTGAAAATGATAAAACTTCTGAACTTATAATAAATTTATATTCTGAATAA
- a CDS encoding DNA-processing protein DprA produces the protein MVSNEDIIRLQLVNGLGRKTITKILRYIENKKIKLNNFHDIVKLLKDMGVKRLKIDLEKIERDALEIFECCKKNKIKIIGIYDERYPKRLKTIEDKPLILYVDGDQNLLNQENIIAIVGSRNPSQEGYEVSSIFAERLTEEQCCIVSGFASGCDESAHNGCLQARGKTIAVIPSGHLHVIKNNKVLYNMIIINGGAIVSELPPNAKTEKHAFIDRNRIVAALSDGIIVIEGGQRGGTSHTVKFANAYNKPVAYTTSFSFAKQTSIFSNNIEIIDSFEKLVNFKKKSCKKNLDKVAAQ, from the coding sequence AAACAAGAAAATAAAGTTAAATAACTTTCACGATATAGTAAAGCTGTTGAAGGATATGGGAGTTAAGAGGCTTAAAATTGACCTGGAAAAAATAGAAAGAGATGCATTGGAAATTTTTGAATGCTGTAAAAAAAATAAGATTAAAATTATAGGCATATATGATGAAAGATATCCGAAGAGGCTTAAGACTATAGAAGATAAACCATTAATTCTTTATGTAGATGGTGATCAGAATTTACTTAATCAGGAAAACATCATCGCTATAGTAGGATCAAGGAATCCTTCACAGGAGGGATACGAAGTCAGTTCAATCTTTGCAGAGAGACTTACAGAGGAGCAGTGCTGCATAGTAAGTGGTTTTGCATCAGGTTGTGACGAGTCTGCTCATAATGGATGTCTACAAGCCAGAGGAAAAACAATAGCAGTTATACCTTCAGGGCATCTTCATGTAATTAAGAATAACAAAGTTTTGTATAATATGATAATTATAAACGGCGGCGCAATAGTATCAGAGCTGCCTCCAAACGCAAAGACAGAAAAACATGCCTTTATAGATAGAAATAGGATTGTTGCTGCTCTCTCTGACGGAATAATTGTGATAGAAGGAGGACAGAGAGGAGGAACTTCGCATACTGTTAAATTTGCGAACGCTTATAACAAGCCTGTTGCGTATACAACGAGCTTTTCATTTGCAAAACAAACATCAATATTCAGCAATAATATTGAGATAATAGATAGCTTTGAAAAACTTGTAAATTTTAAAAAAAAATCGTGTAAAAAAAATCTTGACAAAGTAGCAGCGCAGTAG
- a CDS encoding type IV pilus twitching motility protein PilT: MKKIIDIFKYAIEKKASDIFIIAGIPLSYKIMGEIVSADDIPLTAEDTYVIIYEVFKIAKKDNIDELYNIGDADFSFSVPKLGRFRVSAYMQRNSYAAVIRSVFFDLPDPKKLGIPDDVMNLYTKTKGLILITGPAGSGKSTTLACIIDKINSERNCHIMTFEDPIEFIHKHKKSIVSQREITTDSKDYVSALRSALRQAPDVMLIGEMRDLQTIEIALTAAETGHLVLSTLHTTGAANTMDRIIDVFPSNQQQQIRIQLSMQLRAVISQHLIPSPVLGRAAAFEVMVVNNAVSNLIRDSKVHQLNSVIYSLDGKGMKSMDTSILELYRSGMITKENALLYAMDPDAMARKLI, encoded by the coding sequence ATGAAGAAAATTATAGATATTTTTAAATATGCTATTGAAAAAAAAGCTTCGGATATTTTTATTATAGCAGGAATACCTCTTTCTTATAAAATAATGGGAGAAATTGTTTCGGCTGATGATATTCCTCTGACTGCAGAAGATACTTATGTAATTATTTATGAAGTCTTTAAAATAGCAAAAAAAGATAACATTGATGAATTATATAATATCGGAGATGCTGATTTTTCATTTTCTGTACCAAAGCTCGGAAGATTCAGAGTAAGTGCATACATGCAGAGAAATTCATATGCAGCTGTTATACGGTCTGTTTTTTTTGATCTTCCTGATCCAAAAAAATTAGGTATACCTGATGATGTAATGAACTTATACACAAAGACCAAAGGACTGATTTTAATAACAGGGCCGGCAGGCAGCGGTAAATCTACTACTCTTGCATGCATAATCGACAAAATAAACAGTGAACGCAACTGCCACATAATGACATTTGAAGATCCAATTGAATTTATACATAAGCACAAAAAATCTATAGTAAGTCAAAGGGAAATAACTACAGACTCTAAAGACTATGTATCCGCCCTTCGCTCTGCACTTCGGCAAGCCCCTGATGTAATGCTTATCGGTGAAATGCGAGATCTGCAGACTATAGAAATTGCTCTTACAGCAGCTGAAACAGGGCACCTTGTTCTTTCAACCCTTCACACAACAGGAGCCGCAAATACTATGGATAGAATAATAGACGTATTCCCTTCTAACCAACAGCAGCAAATACGAATACAACTGTCAATGCAGCTAAGAGCTGTAATATCCCAGCACTTGATTCCTTCTCCTGTTTTAGGCAGAGCTGCTGCATTTGAAGTTATGGTAGTTAATAATGCTGTTTCAAATTTAATTAGAGACTCTAAAGTGCATCAACTAAACAGTGTCATTTATTCTTTGGACGGAAAAGGAATGAAATCTATGGATACAAGTATTTTAGAGTTATATAGAAGCGGAATGATAACAAAGGAGAATGCCTTGCTCTATGCCATGGATCCAGATGCAATGGCAAGAAAATTAATATAA
- a CDS encoding transglutaminase-like domain-containing protein, with translation MKILRILIISLIMIIAFSSAAYGEDLYKGSKSEIDVSDSADGYIKVRYLDETTKKLKVIIEKESEQYTYDLNNKGEYDTFPLQMGDGKYKIKVFENISSNKYATKQTISIDVKLTDPNAPYLVSNQMVNYSDESDTAKKAEELTEGKATDIEKVDVIYDYVISNIVYDNDKAKTVKSGYLPVPDEILKSNKGICFDYSSVMAAMLRSQSIPTKLVTGYSSNLSAYHAWNEVYTEETGWITLNEMYFDGEHWKLMDSTIASTAKQSNSPRVIEQTNKLIDSKYYTKKYEY, from the coding sequence ATGAAAATATTAAGAATATTGATTATTTCATTGATTATGATAATTGCTTTTTCATCTGCTGCATATGGTGAAGATTTGTACAAAGGATCAAAATCGGAAATTGATGTATCGGATTCTGCTGATGGCTATATAAAAGTAAGATATTTAGATGAAACTACAAAAAAGCTTAAGGTAATAATTGAAAAAGAATCTGAGCAATATACATATGACTTAAACAATAAAGGAGAATATGATACATTTCCACTTCAGATGGGAGACGGAAAGTATAAGATCAAAGTGTTTGAAAACATTAGTTCAAACAAATATGCTACGAAACAGACCATAAGTATTGATGTTAAGTTAACTGATCCAAATGCTCCATATTTAGTATCAAATCAAATGGTGAATTATTCAGACGAATCTGACACTGCAAAAAAAGCAGAGGAGCTTACTGAAGGGAAAGCAACAGATATAGAAAAAGTAGATGTTATATATGATTATGTAATTTCAAACATTGTATACGACAACGATAAGGCAAAGACAGTAAAGAGCGGGTATCTTCCTGTTCCGGATGAGATACTTAAAAGTAATAAGGGTATATGCTTTGATTATTCGTCTGTAATGGCAGCCATGCTTCGATCACAATCAATTCCTACAAAGCTTGTAACTGGGTATTCGTCAAATTTAAGCGCATACCACGCTTGGAATGAAGTTTATACAGAAGAAACAGGGTGGATAACCTTAAATGAGATGTATTTTGACGGAGAACATTGGAAGCTTATGGATTCGACAATTGCTTCGACAGCGAAACAATCCAATAGTCCTAGGGTTATAGAACAGACGAACAAACTAATAGATTCAAAATATTACACAAAAAAATATGAATATTAA
- a CDS encoding type II secretion system F family protein, protein MKNASVNNLSSSELSYFCTQVAMILKSGMLISDGINWMYTDMEDGNIKQVLGLLRSELSGKVPLYKAMENSGCFPPYIINMCQIGSMTGRLDDVLNALAEYYDRESYLKSKIRNSVFYPLMLFIMMSFVIIILVTKIFPIFESMIQELGYTKNSFAISFSTGVIIGKVVLITVLASMILIAVAYILSRTDSGKTILNKLLNNFVFSKSIMKKITAYRFASSMSLLLSSGMNVENSINTLLDIVQELELKSKIKKCSDYLSSGNDFVESVSKLSLFSSMHLQMLNMGQRTGEMDVVMRKLTNIYESEADQSINRAVSLIEPVLVGTLCIVIGFILISVMLPLMNIMSSIA, encoded by the coding sequence ATGAAAAACGCATCAGTTAATAATCTTTCTTCATCTGAATTATCTTATTTTTGTACTCAGGTTGCAATGATATTGAAATCGGGAATGCTGATTTCTGACGGTATCAACTGGATGTACACTGACATGGAAGATGGAAATATTAAGCAGGTTCTTGGCTTGTTAAGATCCGAACTTTCTGGCAAGGTTCCTTTGTATAAGGCAATGGAAAATTCCGGTTGCTTTCCTCCATATATAATAAATATGTGTCAGATAGGAAGTATGACAGGGCGGTTGGATGATGTATTAAACGCTTTAGCAGAATACTATGATAGAGAATCGTATTTAAAATCAAAGATACGAAATTCTGTATTTTATCCCTTAATGCTGTTTATTATGATGTCTTTTGTAATTATTATTCTTGTCACAAAAATATTTCCAATATTTGAAAGCATGATCCAAGAGCTAGGATATACTAAAAACTCGTTTGCAATATCTTTTTCAACAGGTGTCATTATAGGTAAGGTTGTCTTAATTACTGTGCTCGCATCAATGATATTAATTGCTGTTGCATACATACTCTCCCGTACAGACAGCGGAAAAACAATTTTAAATAAACTTTTAAATAATTTTGTCTTTTCAAAATCAATAATGAAAAAAATTACTGCTTACAGATTTGCTTCAAGCATGTCTTTGCTGTTATCAAGCGGAATGAATGTTGAAAATTCAATTAACACACTTCTCGACATAGTACAAGAACTCGAACTAAAAAGCAAAATCAAAAAATGCAGTGATTATTTAAGTTCGGGAAATGACTTTGTTGAATCAGTTTCAAAATTATCATTGTTTTCGAGCATGCATTTACAAATGCTCAATATGGGTCAGCGAACAGGAGAAATGGACGTTGTAATGAGAAAACTTACAAACATATACGAATCTGAAGCAGATCAATCTATAAATAGAGCGGTTTCGTTGATAGAACCAGTTCTTGTAGGTACCTTGTGCATTGTAATCGGATTTATATTGATTTCTGTCATGCTTCCTTTAATGAATATAATGTCTTCAATTGCTTAA
- a CDS encoding GNAT family N-acetyltransferase — protein sequence MNIVVETDRLIIKEFEEADVPSLYKIESDKKIIEFLPWVKLSNEKECRRQIKKYINEYKKNKLNSWAVAIKETGEIIGITRLIYSNKIKGVELGTKILPEYWNKGYASELSRAIVDYGLYELGIDEITAVTDINNVGAIKSLINMGMQLKKYGYYNGTEAAFYSIKRE from the coding sequence ATGAATATTGTTGTGGAAACTGACAGGTTAATTATAAAAGAATTTGAGGAAGCAGATGTTCCAAGCCTTTATAAAATAGAAAGTGATAAGAAAATTATTGAATTTTTACCGTGGGTTAAATTAAGTAATGAAAAAGAATGCCGAAGGCAGATAAAGAAATATATAAATGAATATAAAAAAAACAAATTGAACAGCTGGGCGGTAGCAATAAAAGAAACAGGTGAAATAATTGGTATAACACGTTTAATATATTCAAATAAAATAAAAGGAGTCGAACTGGGAACAAAAATTCTACCAGAATACTGGAATAAGGGATATGCATCTGAATTAAGCAGAGCAATTGTTGATTATGGATTATATGAATTGGGAATTGATGAAATTACGGCGGTAACGGATATAAATAATGTAGGAGCCATAAAATCACTGATAAATATGGGCATGCAACTTAAGAAGTACGGCTATTATAATGGAACAGAGGCTGCGTTTTATAGCATAAAAAGAGAATAG